In Salvia miltiorrhiza cultivar Shanhuang (shh) chromosome 4, IMPLAD_Smil_shh, whole genome shotgun sequence, the DNA window atatctTAATAAGAGGAAGATCTtccttataaaaataaaaataaataaataaataaaattagattatgtattaatttagtgtatcataaaataaattatactcctatttataataattatatactaatactttatttataaattttatattagtaaataaataaaaatacatgttttttaaaaaattaaaaataaggtAAAATGGAAAACTAAAATGTTTAAAATAAGATTTACAGTCTCAAggaaaatattatatatcaaaactTGTTTATATGataaaactttaaattatcataatttgttcattttaaatcatttttttacgTATCATAGTATCAAATTAAAAGTCATTTTGTAAACTTTAATTCAAGATGTACATtgcatattttattcaaaacacAACtaatatgaaaatgaaaaaaaaaatgtatcctATCTACGacataaaaaatgattttttttaaacaaatttaaagaTTAGTGATGGTTAACTGAGAGAATAATGGacgattaattttaaaatttacataaattataatttacaaagttaatattaaaaattgatttaaaataaattttaaattgaagatTCCTTTAGTATAGTactatgaattatttatttggaGGTATGTGTAAGTCGAGTAAATTCGGTACAGAAATGTTAAATTtaatttggtttttttttttttttcctgactCAGAAAGTTGGTAAATACCAAAAATGGGATAAGAATATAATTTATTCCGtagattttaattataaaaataagaaaaggaaaagcaCAGGAGTGGGACGCTTTTTCTTTTACACAGTGAGAATTACACTcggacacacacacacacacacacacttcaagTACAGTAGAGCTAtagattctctctctctctctctctctcacacacacacacacacacacagaagcTCGCCGGCGAATAACTTTCACCGGCGGGAGGTTTTCCGAATTCAATTCGATATCATTTCCGCCAAATCTCTCCACGAGAGAAGAATTCAATTCAAAATCATTCTCAACAGACACACACAGACGTATATGAACACTCAGCTGCGCTTAAACCCAGCAAATCGAGATTTCCGCGCTCCCGCTCCAATTTCGATTTGCATGTCGGTTTCTCCACTTCTCTCACTACTCTCACACTAGACAAACTGAAAAACGCACAGTGCTCGATTCGCGGCGAAAGATGTCGGTGTACGATGCGACGTTTGTGAACACGGAGCTGTCGAAGAAGACCTCGATCTTCGGCCTTCACCTGTGGGTGGTGATCGGGATAGTCGTCGGAGCAGTCATTGTGTTAATTCTCTTTCTATTGTCTCTCTGCATCACCGCATCGCGCCGCCGAAGCAGCGGCAAGGGTAAAGGCAGCCGGCCGGTGAAGCTCTCCGGCGGCGCCGAGATTACTCCCGTCGTGTCCAAGGAAATCCAGGAGATCTTCCACGAGACCTccgtctccgccgccgccgatcaCCGCCCAATTGGAACTCAGGTATAATGATTACGAGATCTAACTTATTCTATGCGATTTAATGAGAGCTGCAGTTTTTTAATTATCCTATTTTACTATTTATGTAATGGACTCATTTTTTGGGATAAACTTTATCTTGCTGTGAGGCAGAGAAACGTATATTTGTTAATGAAGTGAGTTACTGAGCTATTTTTCAGGATACGTTATTATGCTCAAGCTGGATATTAAAATGCCAAAACTGATGATTCAGTTGTGATTGTTATAAATTAATGTTCAATTTATCAAATCATCTACAAAGAAATTGAATGCAGCTTGTTCGTTTCTAATATACTTAAAAATGTAATAACCATCCCTCCATAACTGAAAATACAATAACAGGTTATTTCCTTGATTTGTATTTCCACTAATCTCTGTTCCGATGGGTTTTTCGTATTTGTGTTCATCTTAGGCTGCTCCAGAGATACAGATAGATATGGGAAAAGTGGAGCACAGGGTGGTGTTTTCTGATAGAGGAGCATCGAGTGGTGAGAGCAGGGCCACGAGTGGGGCTGACACTGTGTCGTTTGGTGGAGGTAGTGGGTCGTTGCCAGAGGTGTCGCATTTGGGATGGGGAAGGTGGTATACTCTAAGAGAACTCGAGGCAGCCTCAAATGGATTGGCAGATGAGAATGTGATCGGGGAAGGTGGATATGGTATCGTGTATTATGGTGTATTGGCTGATAATACAAAAATTGCTATAAAGAATTTGCTGAATAACAGGTGAGAGAATTCTTTTGTTTGCTTTTATTCTCGAATGCTTCCTGCAATTTTAGTTGTCATGGTAACTTTTTCGTTGGGGATAGAGTTTCTAAGGTTAACTAATGGTTTAATGAGGATGGTTGATTGAACTTGAAGTCCAGTAGCACAGTTGTATGCTTTTAAATTGTAGTCCTTCATTTTGATACGCATCTCTTTCTGAACTCGGAGTTGGAACATTTTCTCATTTGCATTATTAAATATTTGAGTTAGTAAATTAAGAACGcattttaatcaatttaatgTCGCATGTGGGATGGAATATGTGTTCGGGAGTCCAGTCAAAGTCATGCTTCTTTTGGCTCAATCCCTTGCTTCTTCGCTGGAAATCTTAATCCCTTTTCAGTTGTAGGTCTTAAAGTTTTTAATTCTCCATGATGTGAATGTATATCATTTTGCTTCTGAGCTAAGCCATTGTCAACCATTATTAACAGGGGTCAGGCTGAAAAAGAGTTCAAAGTAGAGGTTGAAGCAATCGGGCGAGTCAGACACAAGAACCTTGTTCGGTTGTTTGGCTACTGTGTGGAAGGGGCTTATAGGTATCATTACTTATTTTGTTTTGCTAGTCGACAGTTGATTTGCACTCTAGCATAAAAAAGATGAGCATCATTTTGTTCTAATATACATTTTCTTTGATATAGGATGCTAGTTTATGAATATGTGGACAATGGGAATTTGGACCAGTGGCTTCATGGAGATGTTGGGGAAGTCAGCCCATTGACATGGGATATCCGCGTGAATATAATTTTAGGAACTGCAAAAGGGTATGTGGACTGAGATTAGTATGAATGTATGATCTCTTGCAATGTGCAGCTTAGTTTTTGACTATTGACCAATCTTCAACTCATCTCTGTGGCAGCTTGGCTTATCTACACGAAGGTCTTGAACCAAAGGTTGTTCACCGTGATATCAAGTCCAGCAACATATTGCTTGACCGTCAATGGTATCCAAAGTTGTCAGATTTTGGGCTTGCCAAACTCTTGAATTCAGAGAGCTCGTATGTGACAACTCGAGTAATGGGAACATTTGGGTTAGTGAAAAATTCTCTTGATACATCGACATCTAACTACAcacttatattttattattttttttgagatgAAATGAGATAAAACTAAAGTTTAATATTATTCATTTCATTTGCTAGATATGTTGCTCCAGAATATGCTTGCACTGGTATGCTGAATGAGAAGAGTGATATTTATAGCTTCGGGATACTAATTATGGAGGTTATTACGGGAAGATCTCCTGTTGATTACAGCCGGCCACCTGGAGAGGTTAGTTCTTATAAAAAAACTGAGAAATGTCTGATGTTGTGCAATTATTGTTTATAAGAAACGACTTTTATTTGCGACTCTCACTGAGGACATAATAATTACAGGTTAATCTGGTTGAGTGGCTGAAAACGATGGTTGGAAACAGAAAGTCGGAGGAGGTAGTGGATCCCAAATTGGCTGAAAGGCCAGCTTCAAAAGCGCTCAAACGTCTAATCTTGATAGCCCTTAAATGTGTTGATCCGGATGCCCAGAAGAGGCCCAAAATGGGCCATGTAATACACATGCTGGAATCCGAGGACTTGCTGTCTCGTGAGGTATGCCTCAAAAAACATCTCAAGTCAATGTCCTAATGTTAATAATCTTCCTGTGTTTATTAAATGTTGCCTGAAAATTCAGGAAAAACGAATTGCTCGTGAATCTCTGAGTTCCCAACGGGATGAAAGTCATCAAGGTTCAGAGCTGAATAACAAACAAAGCAGCGAAGGTACATCTGATATTAGTGAAGGAGATAGCAGTAGGAACCGTCACGTGCCTAGTTGGAGATAGTGCACGGATTCGTGACTTTCTatgtatgaaaaaaaattccCATGCTTATTTATACCGTTTCATCACCTGTTCCATTCTATCTATCACCATTTTTTTTCTAGTTAGTGCCTAAAGCATTGTTGATTAGCACTCGCGAAATGAATGATTCATTCTTGATCCTCTTTATAGAAAGAAACGATAGCAATTTGTTTCACATTTCTTTCGACTTAATTGAGGATGGATGTTTCAGACACCGGGAATAGCAATACACACTCGGCCTTGACAGAGACGGGCAAGTAAGGTACGCATATTATGACGATGCTTGTATCATGCTTGCGCGGTGTATTAGCATTGCTTGTAGGATTATGCTTAGGAGAATATCCTAGTAGTAGTGCAGATGAAGTATGGTGTATTGCATATTATGTTTGTCGTTGTTGGGTGATTGCTGCTGTGTAACTAAATTAGGTGAGATATTTTTAGTAAAGTggaatgttttatttatatactaTGTTAATGTCATCATGCAATGCAAGTTCTTTTCCTTGTTGATCTACGACAAGCTTAGCTATGCATTCACATGTTCTGTCTTAATATTGAATTAGATTTTTATATGGGAATGAATGCTAGCTGGCAAATGGATGTATTGGGCAGCTCTTGcaacaattatttatttatttactccattcgtcccgcccaagatgct includes these proteins:
- the LOC131020666 gene encoding probable serine/threonine-protein kinase At1g01540, which translates into the protein MSVYDATFVNTELSKKTSIFGLHLWVVIGIVVGAVIVLILFLLSLCITASRRRSSGKGKGSRPVKLSGGAEITPVVSKEIQEIFHETSVSAAADHRPIGTQAAPEIQIDMGKVEHRVVFSDRGASSGESRATSGADTVSFGGGSGSLPEVSHLGWGRWYTLRELEAASNGLADENVIGEGGYGIVYYGVLADNTKIAIKNLLNNRGQAEKEFKVEVEAIGRVRHKNLVRLFGYCVEGAYRMLVYEYVDNGNLDQWLHGDVGEVSPLTWDIRVNIILGTAKGLAYLHEGLEPKVVHRDIKSSNILLDRQWYPKLSDFGLAKLLNSESSYVTTRVMGTFGYVAPEYACTGMLNEKSDIYSFGILIMEVITGRSPVDYSRPPGEVNLVEWLKTMVGNRKSEEVVDPKLAERPASKALKRLILIALKCVDPDAQKRPKMGHVIHMLESEDLLSREEKRIARESLSSQRDESHQGSELNNKQSSEGTSDISEGDSSRNRHVPSWR